One Nocardioides luti DNA window includes the following coding sequences:
- a CDS encoding cytochrome P450, with product MTVTDQHVGGAPIAFDPYDYAFQDDPYPVYARLRDEDPLHHDEQHDLWVLSRHADIAAAVRDDDTYSNAMGVSLDASAWHKDAHRVMSFLALDPPRQSRLRSLVSKGFTPRRVRELEPRIQRLTDHHLDAVLPGPGESGSLDWITDVAGRLPMDVISELMGVPEADRDEIRRLGDLTVHREPGVHDVPPVGMTAALDLIAYYEGFLAERKRRPGDDLTSALLAAEVDGDRLEDHEIVAFLFLMGVAGNETTTKLLGNALHHLAAQPDQRDEVFADPADLALVGPWIEETLRFDTSSQMLARHLKRDVALHGRVAPAGAKLLLVLGSANRDERVFSEPARYDLHRDPAELAQSLSFGGGRHFCLGANLARLEARVALDELVRRVRTFEVDTPAARRVHSTSVRGFARLPIRVEMR from the coding sequence GTGACCGTCACCGACCAGCACGTCGGCGGGGCGCCGATCGCGTTCGACCCCTACGACTACGCCTTCCAGGACGACCCCTACCCGGTCTACGCGCGGCTGCGCGACGAGGACCCGCTGCACCACGACGAGCAGCACGACCTGTGGGTGCTCTCCCGCCACGCCGACATCGCGGCGGCCGTGCGCGACGACGACACGTACTCCAACGCCATGGGCGTCTCGCTGGACGCGAGTGCCTGGCACAAGGACGCGCACCGGGTGATGTCCTTCCTCGCGCTCGACCCGCCCCGCCAGTCCCGGCTGCGGTCGCTCGTCTCCAAGGGCTTCACCCCGCGCCGGGTGCGCGAGCTCGAGCCGCGGATCCAGCGCCTGACCGACCACCACCTCGACGCCGTCCTGCCCGGCCCCGGGGAGTCCGGCAGCCTCGACTGGATCACCGACGTCGCCGGCCGGCTGCCGATGGACGTCATCTCCGAGCTGATGGGCGTGCCCGAGGCCGACCGCGACGAGATCCGCCGGCTGGGCGACCTGACCGTGCACCGCGAGCCGGGCGTCCACGACGTACCCCCCGTCGGCATGACGGCGGCGCTCGACCTGATCGCCTACTACGAGGGCTTCCTCGCCGAGCGGAAGCGTCGCCCCGGCGATGACCTGACCTCCGCGCTGCTCGCCGCCGAGGTCGACGGCGACCGGCTCGAGGACCACGAGATCGTGGCGTTCCTCTTCCTCATGGGCGTGGCCGGCAACGAGACCACGACCAAGCTGCTCGGCAACGCGCTGCACCACCTCGCCGCCCAACCGGACCAGCGCGACGAGGTCTTCGCCGATCCCGCCGACCTCGCGCTCGTGGGGCCGTGGATCGAGGAGACACTGCGCTTCGACACCTCGAGCCAGATGCTGGCCCGCCACCTGAAGCGGGACGTCGCGCTCCACGGCCGGGTCGCGCCCGCCGGTGCCAAGCTGCTCCTCGTCCTCGGCTCCGCGAACCGCGACGAGCGGGTCTTCAGCGAGCCCGCGCGCTACGACCTGCACCGCGACCCGGCCGAGCTGGCGCAGAGCCTGAGCTTCGGCGGCGGCCGGCACTTCTGCCTCGGGGCCAACCTGGCCAGGCTCGAGGCCCGGGTCGCGCTCGACGAGCTCGTACGCCGGGTGCGGACCTTCGAGGTCGACACCCCAGCCGCCAGGCGGGTGCACTCGACCAGCGTGCGCGGCTTCGCGCGGCTGCCGATCCGCGTGGAGATGCGATGA
- a CDS encoding cytochrome P450, translating to MREVSRRHPDDPHGHLQELREDPIGLLQRVRDECGDVGRFRLADRDVVLVSGAEANEAFFRAPDSVLDQGAAYPFMTPIFGEGVVFDATPEQRQEMLRNQALRGDMMRGHAATIEHEIRRMVADWGDEGEIDLLDWFAELTIYTTSACLVGTPFREELDASFAHHYHRLEKGTDALAFVDPYADIASFRERDAARLELVGLVQAIIDKRVARGAVPREERDLLDVLVSLTEPDGSPHYSADAITGIFISMMFAGHHTSSGTAAWTLIELLRHPEVLADVTAELDDLYADGSEISFQALRAIPRLEAALKETLRLHPPLILLLRVVQEEVELGGHTIAPGSMVGATPKVSNRIPEDFPEPDRFDPGRYLDPRQEDLLNRWTWIPFGAGRHRCVGSAFAMMQLKAIFSVLLRDYEFAMAQPSESYRDDVSKMVIQLEQPCRVRYRRRAGR from the coding sequence GTGCGCGAGGTCTCGCGCCGGCACCCCGACGACCCGCACGGCCACCTGCAGGAGCTGCGCGAGGACCCGATCGGCCTGCTGCAGCGGGTCCGCGACGAGTGCGGGGACGTCGGCCGCTTCCGGCTGGCCGACCGCGACGTCGTGCTGGTCAGCGGGGCCGAGGCCAACGAGGCGTTCTTCCGCGCGCCGGACTCCGTGCTGGACCAGGGCGCGGCGTACCCCTTCATGACGCCGATCTTCGGCGAGGGCGTCGTCTTCGACGCGACCCCCGAACAGCGGCAGGAGATGCTGCGGAACCAGGCGCTGCGCGGCGACATGATGCGCGGCCACGCCGCCACGATCGAGCACGAGATCCGCCGGATGGTCGCGGACTGGGGCGACGAGGGCGAGATCGACCTGCTCGACTGGTTCGCCGAGCTCACGATCTACACGACGTCGGCCTGCCTGGTCGGCACGCCGTTCCGCGAGGAGCTCGACGCGTCGTTCGCCCACCACTACCACCGCCTGGAGAAGGGCACCGACGCGCTCGCGTTCGTCGACCCGTACGCCGACATCGCGAGCTTCCGCGAGCGGGATGCCGCCCGGCTCGAGCTCGTGGGGCTCGTCCAGGCGATCATCGACAAGCGGGTCGCCCGCGGCGCCGTCCCGCGCGAGGAGCGCGACCTGCTCGACGTGCTGGTCTCGCTGACGGAGCCGGACGGGTCGCCGCACTACTCGGCCGACGCCATCACCGGGATCTTCATCTCGATGATGTTCGCGGGCCACCACACCTCGTCGGGGACCGCCGCGTGGACCCTGATCGAGCTGCTGCGGCACCCCGAGGTGCTGGCCGACGTCACCGCCGAGCTCGACGACCTCTACGCGGACGGCTCCGAGATCTCCTTCCAGGCGCTGCGCGCGATCCCGCGCCTCGAGGCCGCGCTCAAGGAGACCCTGCGGCTGCACCCGCCGCTGATCCTGCTGCTGCGCGTGGTGCAGGAGGAGGTCGAGCTGGGTGGGCACACGATCGCCCCCGGCTCGATGGTCGGGGCGACCCCGAAGGTGTCGAACCGGATCCCCGAGGACTTCCCCGAGCCCGACCGCTTCGACCCGGGGCGCTACCTCGACCCCCGGCAGGAGGACCTGCTCAACCGCTGGACGTGGATCCCGTTCGGCGCCGGCCGGCACCGCTGCGTCGGCTCAGCCTTCGCGATGATGCAGCTCAAGGCGATCTTCTCGGTGCTGCTGCGCGACTACGAGTTCGCGATGGCGCAGCCGTCGGAGTCCTACCGCGACGACGTCTCCAAGATGGTCATCCAGCTCGAGCAGCCGTGCCGGGTCCGCTACCGACGGCGGGCCGGGCGGTGA
- a CDS encoding TetR family transcriptional regulator, protein MSSYSAGPRSGLNTRQAETVERLLVAGDEELRAVGVDALTIRTVAVRAGVSSATAYTYFASRNHLFAELFWRRLVTDPGPEPAGPRAVDRLQAVTRHMATMLAGAPELAAAATTALLAHDPEVERLRLEIGTEFANRFRDAIGEPADPRVLEALVLAFSGALLQAGMGVLTYTEMGERLDDVVAAICHGHTMEGQ, encoded by the coding sequence GTGTCCAGTTACTCCGCCGGTCCGCGGTCCGGGCTCAACACCCGCCAGGCCGAGACCGTCGAGCGGCTCCTCGTCGCCGGTGACGAGGAGCTGCGCGCCGTCGGCGTCGACGCGCTGACGATCCGCACGGTCGCGGTCCGGGCGGGGGTCTCGTCGGCCACGGCGTACACCTACTTCGCCTCCCGCAACCACCTCTTCGCCGAGCTGTTCTGGCGCCGGCTCGTGACCGACCCCGGGCCGGAGCCCGCCGGCCCGCGGGCCGTCGACCGGCTGCAGGCCGTGACCCGGCACATGGCCACGATGCTCGCCGGCGCCCCCGAGCTCGCGGCCGCCGCGACCACGGCCCTGCTGGCCCACGACCCCGAGGTCGAGCGGCTGCGGCTCGAGATCGGGACCGAGTTCGCCAACCGCTTCCGCGACGCGATCGGCGAGCCCGCCGACCCGCGGGTGCTGGAGGCGCTGGTGCTGGCGTTCTCCGGCGCGCTGCTCCAGGCCGGCATGGGCGTGCTCACCTACACCGAGATGGGCGAGCGGCTCGACGACGTCGTGGCCGCGATCTGCCACGGCCACACCATGGAGGGCCAGTGA
- a CDS encoding ferredoxin, protein MRVSADLDLCQAHRMCQGEAPTVFGFDEGADRVVVLQEHPDEDLRPQVEDAVRYCPARALGVEEDS, encoded by the coding sequence ATGAGGGTCTCCGCCGACCTGGACCTGTGCCAGGCGCACCGGATGTGCCAGGGCGAGGCGCCGACCGTGTTCGGCTTCGACGAGGGCGCCGACCGGGTCGTGGTCCTGCAGGAGCACCCCGACGAGGACCTGCGGCCGCAGGTCGAGGACGCCGTGCGGTACTGCCCGGCGAGGGCGCTGGGCGTAGAGGAGGACTCGTGA
- a CDS encoding ATP-dependent DNA ligase, with product MLLTELVATSRTVAATRSRKAKVAAIAELLATAAPDELETVTSYLGGTLRQRRTGLGWRGLSTLPDPADSPSLEVTEVHETFDAIAAISGSGSQAARATAVADLFSRATEDEQEWLRGLATGAVRQGALDALVQEAVAAAAGVPLGAVRRAAMLVGATTPVAVAAMTGGEEALAAFGLEVGRPVLPMLASSAPDLEAAIAKAGGGEVAVDTKLDGIRIQVHRDGDEILIATRTLDDITARLPEVVEIARALPAERLVLDGEAIALDDAGRPRPFQETASRTAQAAGVVVTPYFFDVLHLDGEDLLDAPGTERLAALERLVPEAYRVPRLVTADPEAAADFLADAIAGGHEGVVVKNTAAAYDAGRRGAAWVKVKPVHTLDLVVLAVEWGSGRREGWLSNIHLGARDPDTGEFVMLGKTFKGMTDEILAWQTRRFTELALDPSEVKAHYVVPVRPEQVVEIAIDGVQRSTRYPGGVALRFARVVRYRDDKAPHEVDTLETVRGFLAG from the coding sequence GTGCTGCTCACCGAACTCGTCGCCACCTCCCGCACCGTCGCCGCCACCCGCTCCCGCAAGGCCAAGGTGGCCGCGATCGCGGAGCTGCTGGCCACGGCCGCCCCCGACGAGCTCGAGACCGTGACGTCCTACCTCGGCGGCACGCTGCGCCAGCGCCGCACCGGCCTGGGCTGGCGCGGGCTGAGCACCCTCCCCGACCCGGCCGACTCCCCCAGCCTCGAGGTCACCGAGGTGCACGAGACCTTCGACGCGATCGCGGCGATCAGCGGCTCCGGCTCCCAGGCGGCCCGGGCGACGGCCGTGGCCGACCTGTTCTCCCGCGCCACCGAGGACGAGCAGGAGTGGCTGCGCGGCCTGGCCACCGGCGCCGTCCGGCAGGGCGCCCTCGACGCCCTGGTCCAGGAGGCGGTCGCCGCCGCCGCGGGCGTCCCGCTCGGCGCCGTACGCCGCGCCGCGATGCTGGTCGGCGCCACCACGCCGGTCGCGGTCGCCGCGATGACCGGCGGCGAGGAGGCGCTGGCCGCGTTCGGGCTGGAGGTCGGCCGGCCGGTCCTGCCGATGCTCGCCTCCAGCGCGCCGGACCTCGAGGCCGCGATCGCCAAGGCCGGCGGCGGGGAGGTCGCGGTCGACACCAAGCTCGACGGCATCCGGATCCAGGTGCACCGCGACGGCGACGAGATCCTCATCGCCACCCGCACCCTCGACGACATCACGGCCCGACTGCCCGAGGTCGTCGAGATCGCCCGGGCCCTGCCCGCGGAGCGGCTCGTCCTCGACGGCGAGGCAATTGCGCTCGACGACGCCGGCCGGCCGCGGCCGTTCCAGGAGACCGCCTCGCGGACGGCCCAGGCCGCCGGGGTGGTCGTGACGCCGTACTTCTTCGACGTGCTGCACCTCGACGGCGAGGACCTCCTCGACGCCCCCGGCACCGAGCGGCTGGCCGCCCTCGAGCGGCTGGTGCCGGAGGCGTACCGCGTCCCCCGCCTGGTCACCGCCGACCCGGAGGCCGCCGCCGACTTCCTCGCCGACGCCATCGCCGGCGGCCACGAGGGCGTGGTCGTCAAGAACACCGCCGCGGCGTACGACGCCGGCCGCCGCGGCGCCGCCTGGGTCAAGGTCAAGCCCGTCCACACCCTCGACCTCGTCGTGCTGGCCGTCGAGTGGGGCAGCGGGCGCCGCGAGGGCTGGCTCTCCAACATCCACCTCGGCGCCCGCGACCCGGACACCGGCGAGTTCGTCATGCTCGGCAAGACCTTCAAGGGCATGACCGACGAGATCCTCGCCTGGCAGACCCGGCGCTTCACCGAGCTGGCCCTCGACCCCTCCGAGGTCAAGGCGCACTACGTCGTCCCCGTCCGCCCCGAGCAGGTCGTCGAGATCGCCATCGACGGCGTCCAGCGCTCCACCCGCTACCCCGGCGGCGTCGCCCTCCGCTTCGCCCGGGTCGTGCGCTACCGCGACGACAAGGCCCCGCACGAGGTCGACACCCTCGAGACGGTGCGGGGCTTCCTCGCCGGCTGA
- a CDS encoding aldehyde dehydrogenase translates to MTAPARLLVDGRLTEASDGASYAVLNPATGREIGQAPDATADDVDAAIAAARRAFDETDWSTDVALRVRCLRQLHAALLEERESFEALTTAEVGMPGFMMVAAGFEVPVEGLRWVTDLAEGYAWETDLGVARPMGIPSRRTVRREPVGVVAAITPWNVPTQINLAKVGPALAAGCTVVLKPAPDTPWVAAELGRLAAERTDLPPGVLNVVTPRSDEVAARLTTDPRVDMVSFTGSTATGRAIMAAAAPTLKRVFLELGGKSAAIVLDDADLAAAAAATAFTACLHAGQGCAITTRLVVPRARYDEAVEVAAATMASIGAKDPTDPGAICGPVISQVQRDRVEAYLRLAEEEGGTFATGGHVIEQDGFWVEPTVVAGLDNTSRLAQEEIFGPVLVVIAHDGDDDAVRIANASAYGLSGSVESGSLERARAVAARIRTGTVAVNGGVWFSPDAPFGGYKQSGLGREMGVAGFEEYLETKTIAQPA, encoded by the coding sequence GTGACTGCCCCCGCCCGCCTGCTGGTGGACGGTCGGCTCACGGAGGCGAGCGACGGGGCGTCGTACGCCGTCCTGAACCCGGCCACCGGTCGCGAGATCGGGCAGGCGCCCGACGCGACGGCCGACGACGTGGACGCCGCGATCGCCGCCGCTCGGCGGGCCTTCGACGAGACCGACTGGTCCACGGACGTCGCCCTGCGGGTGCGCTGCCTCCGTCAGCTGCACGCCGCACTGCTGGAGGAGCGGGAGTCCTTCGAGGCGCTGACGACCGCCGAGGTCGGCATGCCCGGCTTCATGATGGTCGCGGCCGGCTTCGAGGTGCCGGTCGAGGGGTTGCGCTGGGTCACGGACCTCGCCGAGGGCTACGCCTGGGAGACCGACCTCGGGGTGGCGCGGCCGATGGGCATCCCCTCCCGCCGGACGGTGCGCCGCGAGCCGGTCGGCGTGGTCGCCGCGATCACGCCGTGGAACGTGCCGACCCAGATCAACCTCGCCAAGGTCGGGCCGGCCCTGGCCGCCGGCTGCACCGTGGTGCTCAAGCCGGCCCCGGACACGCCGTGGGTGGCGGCCGAGCTCGGGCGGCTGGCCGCGGAGCGCACCGACCTGCCGCCCGGCGTCCTCAACGTCGTCACCCCGCGGTCGGACGAGGTGGCCGCCCGGCTGACCACGGATCCGCGCGTCGACATGGTGTCGTTCACCGGCTCGACCGCCACCGGCCGCGCGATCATGGCGGCCGCGGCGCCGACGCTGAAGCGGGTCTTCCTGGAGCTGGGCGGCAAGTCCGCGGCGATCGTGCTCGACGACGCCGACCTCGCCGCGGCCGCCGCCGCGACGGCGTTCACCGCCTGCCTCCACGCCGGCCAGGGCTGCGCGATCACGACGCGGCTGGTGGTGCCGCGCGCGCGGTACGACGAGGCGGTGGAGGTCGCCGCCGCCACCATGGCGTCGATCGGCGCCAAGGACCCGACCGATCCCGGCGCGATCTGCGGCCCGGTCATCTCGCAGGTGCAGCGCGACCGGGTCGAGGCCTACCTGCGGCTGGCCGAGGAGGAGGGCGGGACGTTCGCCACCGGCGGCCACGTCATCGAGCAGGACGGCTTCTGGGTCGAGCCGACCGTGGTGGCCGGGCTCGACAACACCAGCCGGCTGGCGCAGGAGGAGATCTTCGGCCCGGTGCTGGTGGTGATCGCGCACGACGGGGACGACGACGCCGTGCGGATCGCCAACGCGTCGGCGTACGGCCTCTCGGGCTCGGTCGAGTCCGGCTCGCTGGAGCGCGCGCGGGCCGTCGCCGCCCGGATCCGCACCGGCACGGTGGCCGTCAACGGCGGCGTGTGGTTCAGCCCCGACGCGCCGTTCGGCGGCTACAAGCAGTCCGGCCTCGGCCGGGAGATGGGCGTGGCCGGCTTCGAGGAGTACCTCGAGACCAAGACGATCGCCCAACCAGCATGA
- a CDS encoding SDR family oxidoreductase — MTRHPHPERRPAVVTGASSGIGAATALTLAAAGHPVALGARRVERCEEVAAQVRAVGGEAVAHALDVTDADSVAAFAAAVARDLGDVEVLVSNAGAVAPGVTHEVETERFARELDLAVTGAHRLVRAFVPAMVERRRGDVVFVSSDVAVRARPFMAAYTAGKWGLEGMVQAMQMELEGTGVRASVVRPGPTWSEMGTDWSDEAAGEVLTQWVRFGHARHPHFLKPAAIADAIATVVGARRGVHLNLVEVTPEAPVEEA; from the coding sequence ATGACCCGCCACCCGCACCCCGAGCGCAGGCCCGCCGTCGTGACCGGAGCGTCCTCCGGGATCGGGGCGGCCACCGCCCTGACCCTCGCGGCCGCCGGTCACCCCGTGGCCCTGGGCGCCCGGCGCGTCGAGCGCTGCGAGGAGGTCGCCGCGCAGGTCCGCGCGGTCGGGGGCGAGGCCGTAGCGCATGCGCTCGACGTGACCGACGCCGACTCCGTCGCGGCCTTCGCGGCCGCGGTCGCCCGCGACCTCGGTGACGTGGAGGTACTCGTCTCCAACGCGGGCGCCGTGGCACCGGGCGTCACCCACGAGGTCGAGACCGAGCGGTTCGCCCGCGAGCTCGACCTGGCCGTCACCGGGGCGCACCGGCTGGTGCGGGCCTTCGTGCCCGCGATGGTCGAGCGGCGCCGCGGCGACGTCGTCTTCGTGTCCTCCGACGTCGCCGTGCGGGCCCGGCCGTTCATGGCGGCCTACACCGCCGGCAAGTGGGGCCTCGAGGGCATGGTCCAGGCGATGCAGATGGAGCTCGAGGGCACCGGCGTCCGCGCCAGCGTCGTCCGTCCCGGCCCCACCTGGAGCGAGATGGGCACCGACTGGAGCGACGAGGCGGCCGGCGAGGTGCTGACCCAGTGGGTCCGCTTCGGGCACGCCCGGCACCCGCACTTCCTCAAGCCCGCCGCGATCGCCGACGCGATCGCCACCGTCGTCGGCGCCCGCCGCGGCGTCCACCTGAACCTCGTCGAGGTCACGCCCGAAGCACCCGTGGAGGAAGCATGA
- a CDS encoding NAD(P)-dependent oxidoreductase, with the protein MTTRTGDDTRVGFVGLGNIGRPMALRLATRPAGLWVYDVEPAPLAELEAAGATAAGSVAELAAAVDLVCVMVRDDEQVRDVLGQVLGAAHDGLTVAIHSTVAPATPRQLAITAERHGVRLVDAPVSGGAMGAADGTLAILVGGSDEAFAACAGPFATLGSHVVHAGPVGAGTRMKLARNLVHFVAFTAVTEAQRLAEAAGLDLLELGRVVRHTDAVTGGPGAIMHRATTAPVDPDDFWFDVLGHVRALGEKDLRLATELADDLGIDVPLARLALERLGPGLGLPTTTPPDHAQEGTDE; encoded by the coding sequence GTGACCACGCGCACCGGCGACGACACCCGCGTCGGCTTCGTCGGGCTCGGCAACATCGGCAGGCCGATGGCGCTGCGGCTCGCGACCCGGCCCGCCGGGCTCTGGGTGTACGACGTGGAGCCGGCGCCGCTCGCGGAGCTGGAGGCGGCCGGCGCGACCGCGGCGGGCAGCGTCGCCGAGCTCGCGGCCGCCGTCGACCTCGTGTGCGTGATGGTCCGCGACGACGAGCAGGTGCGCGACGTCCTCGGCCAGGTGCTCGGCGCCGCGCACGACGGGCTCACGGTCGCGATCCACTCCACGGTCGCGCCCGCCACCCCGCGCCAGCTCGCGATCACGGCCGAGCGGCACGGCGTACGCCTCGTCGACGCGCCGGTGAGCGGCGGCGCCATGGGAGCGGCCGACGGCACGCTGGCGATCCTGGTGGGCGGCAGCGACGAGGCCTTCGCCGCCTGCGCCGGGCCGTTCGCGACCCTGGGCTCGCACGTGGTGCACGCCGGGCCGGTCGGCGCGGGCACCCGGATGAAGCTGGCCCGCAACCTCGTCCACTTCGTCGCCTTCACGGCCGTCACCGAGGCGCAGCGGCTGGCCGAGGCGGCCGGGCTCGACCTGCTCGAGCTGGGCCGGGTGGTCCGGCACACCGACGCCGTCACCGGCGGGCCGGGCGCGATCATGCACCGCGCCACGACGGCCCCGGTCGACCCCGACGACTTCTGGTTCGACGTCCTCGGCCACGTGCGCGCGCTGGGGGAGAAGGACCTGCGCCTCGCCACCGAGCTCGCCGACGACCTCGGCATCGACGTGCCCCTCGCCCGGCTCGCCCTCGAGCGCCTCGGGCCCGGCCTGGGCCTGCCGACGACCACCCCGCCCGACCACGCCCAGGAGGGCACCGATGAGTGA
- a CDS encoding carboxymuconolactone decarboxylase family protein gives MSEPGTFDHLPETRRRGLEKMEQVYGFDMGGAADGQGNAFFGYTADHLFADIWNRPGLSDRDRRLLLIGMLAATGSADVLGIQVPAAYANGELDDAALREIVVFVCHYAGWPAGARLDAVVEETIAKARRAGRPDPGQSPDAGPPPG, from the coding sequence ATGAGTGAGCCCGGGACGTTCGACCACCTGCCCGAGACCCGCCGCCGCGGCCTGGAGAAGATGGAGCAGGTCTACGGCTTCGACATGGGCGGGGCCGCCGACGGACAGGGCAACGCCTTCTTCGGCTACACCGCCGACCACCTCTTCGCCGACATCTGGAACCGGCCCGGTCTCTCCGACCGCGACCGGCGGCTGCTGCTCATCGGGATGCTCGCGGCCACCGGCTCGGCGGACGTGCTCGGCATCCAGGTGCCCGCGGCGTACGCCAACGGCGAGCTCGACGACGCCGCCCTGCGGGAGATCGTGGTGTTCGTCTGCCACTACGCGGGCTGGCCCGCGGGCGCGCGGCTCGACGCGGTCGTCGAGGAGACGATCGCCAAGGCGAGGCGGGCCGGACGCCCCGACCCGGGTCAGAGTCCTGACGCCGGGCCCCCTCCCGGGTGA
- a CDS encoding carboxymuconolactone decarboxylase family protein — protein sequence MSADEPVRIGMPEDGDLTDAQRAAVERITAGPRGGLVGPFVPLLRSPELMTRLQLVGEHLRFGSVLDDDLFELTVLVVARHWHQQFEWGFHQPLAAAKGVPPSVTDDVAAGRRPASGRPELALVADLARALLETGQVDDASYAAALAALGEERLVEVVVTVGYYTTLALTMNLARTPAPDGAPRLEDPPEG from the coding sequence ATGAGTGCCGACGAGCCCGTCCGGATCGGGATGCCGGAGGACGGCGACCTGACCGACGCCCAGCGGGCGGCCGTGGAGCGGATCACGGCCGGCCCGCGGGGCGGGCTCGTCGGACCGTTCGTGCCGCTGCTCCGCAGCCCCGAGCTGATGACGCGACTGCAGCTGGTGGGGGAGCACCTCCGCTTCGGCAGCGTCCTGGACGACGACCTCTTCGAGCTCACCGTCCTGGTCGTCGCGCGGCACTGGCACCAGCAGTTCGAGTGGGGCTTCCACCAGCCTCTCGCCGCCGCGAAGGGCGTGCCGCCGTCGGTGACCGACGACGTCGCCGCCGGGCGCCGGCCCGCCAGCGGCCGACCCGAGCTGGCGCTGGTCGCCGACCTCGCGCGGGCGCTGCTGGAGACCGGTCAGGTCGACGACGCGTCGTACGCCGCTGCCCTGGCCGCCCTCGGTGAGGAGCGGCTGGTCGAGGTGGTGGTCACGGTCGGGTACTACACGACCCTCGCGCTGACGATGAACCTCGCGCGGACTCCTGCGCCCGACGGTGCGCCGCGCCTCGAGGACCCGCCGGAGGGCTGA
- a CDS encoding TetR/AcrR family transcriptional regulator encodes MPPTPARAPETDGRRSAAAQRRRAREREILAATRALFDERGVRDAQIEDIAKAVGINRAIVYRHFTGKEELFALTLVGYLDELRTALAEAAAAHEDARDRLEAIVGAFVDYGLAYPAFIDCAQTLMRRRGPELLDEMSESALFRLGRGISGCLATLTSALQAGVDSGDFRVSDPSLLANTLYASGLGALQLARVGILVDEAAPGIPSVGEISPQQVKDYLVASATALATMP; translated from the coding sequence ATGCCTCCCACTCCGGCACGCGCTCCCGAGACCGATGGTCGCCGCTCCGCCGCCGCCCAGCGCCGCAGGGCGCGCGAGCGCGAGATCCTCGCGGCGACGCGGGCGCTGTTCGACGAGCGCGGGGTGCGCGACGCGCAGATCGAGGACATCGCGAAGGCGGTGGGGATCAACCGGGCGATCGTGTACCGCCACTTCACCGGCAAGGAGGAGCTCTTCGCGCTCACCCTGGTCGGCTACCTTGACGAGCTGCGGACCGCCCTCGCCGAGGCAGCGGCCGCGCACGAGGACGCCCGGGACCGGCTCGAGGCGATCGTGGGCGCGTTCGTCGACTACGGGCTGGCCTACCCCGCCTTCATCGACTGCGCGCAGACCCTGATGCGCCGGCGCGGCCCCGAGCTCCTCGACGAGATGAGCGAGAGCGCGCTCTTCCGCCTCGGCCGCGGCATCTCCGGCTGCCTGGCCACGCTCACCAGCGCGCTGCAGGCCGGCGTCGACTCCGGCGACTTCCGGGTCTCCGACCCGTCGCTGCTCGCCAACACGCTCTACGCCAGCGGGCTCGGTGCCCTGCAGCTGGCTCGGGTCGGGATCCTCGTCGACGAGGCCGCACCCGGCATCCCCAGCGTCGGCGAGATCTCGCCGCAGCAGGTCAAGGACTACCTGGTGGCGTCCGCGACCGCGCTCGCCACCATGCCCTGA
- a CDS encoding SDR family oxidoreductase, whose product MRFQDKVAVVTGAAQGIGEAYAHALAAEGAAVVVADIDVAAGERVAAAIEAAGGRALFVETDVSSPESTLALAARTVEELGGIDLLVNNAAIYGAMEFDLLVSVDWDYYRRFMAVNMDGALLMTRACYPHMQARGGGAIVNQSSTAAWLYSGFYGLAKVGMNGLTQQLAHELGGMRIRVNAVAPGPTDTEATRVQAGDAARDLVKGLAIKRMGQPQDLVGACLFLLSDEAAWVTGQVLAVDGGQVFR is encoded by the coding sequence ATGCGTTTCCAGGACAAGGTCGCCGTCGTCACGGGCGCGGCGCAGGGGATCGGCGAGGCCTACGCACACGCGCTCGCGGCCGAGGGGGCGGCCGTCGTGGTCGCGGACATCGACGTCGCGGCGGGGGAGCGGGTGGCCGCCGCCATCGAGGCGGCCGGCGGTCGCGCACTGTTCGTCGAGACCGACGTGTCGTCGCCGGAGTCCACGCTCGCGCTGGCCGCGCGCACCGTCGAGGAGCTCGGCGGGATCGACCTGCTCGTCAACAACGCGGCGATCTACGGCGCGATGGAGTTCGACCTGCTCGTCAGCGTCGACTGGGACTACTACCGCCGCTTCATGGCGGTGAACATGGACGGCGCGCTGCTGATGACCCGCGCCTGCTACCCCCACATGCAGGCCCGCGGCGGCGGCGCGATCGTCAACCAGAGCAGCACGGCGGCCTGGCTCTACTCCGGCTTCTACGGCCTCGCCAAGGTCGGCATGAACGGCCTGACCCAGCAGCTCGCGCACGAGCTCGGCGGGATGCGGATCCGCGTCAACGCGGTCGCCCCCGGCCCCACCGACACCGAGGCCACGCGGGTGCAGGCCGGCGACGCGGCGAGGGACCTGGTGAAGGGGCTCGCGATCAAGCGGATGGGCCAGCCGCAGGACCTCGTCGGCGCCTGCCTCTTCCTGCTCTCCGACGAGGCCGCCTGGGTCACCGGCCAGGTCCTCGCCGTCGACGGCGGGCAGGTCTTCCGGTGA